A region from the Leishmania panamensis strain MHOM/PA/94/PSC-1 chromosome 20 sequence genome encodes:
- a CDS encoding protein kinase, putative (TriTrypDB/GeneDB-style sysID: LpmP.20.1830) has protein sequence MQEDARLQRFSFVGIEATVRPEQRWRNAGSCSGKHVELLTRLLLCLFLTTLALSPVCHSQTPSTSSNPKGDIAVEDTLFDAPSARSVALRYTFPGTSLAFLVTASGHLHAYDLERGNYAWCADAGGDMITVTIDMPPSKETALRDPLALPFLVRGNSLFTHIPLFIYTPFESTDTAERLEGLPQFLRPYFFMNISTLLRRQTLFFGGTDVYVTTSVQVADLDASTGRPVGSREARSQTFCSSNSTRSPPCDDSTADPQHISHNELLPLLHTVRYNIFLHAVKAGEYSWSISLSQLRMSPNAVTQPSSPPHFSEHSAADISSSSPRDGDSEKAPRFFSQFMRNMFDYDDEHSVNVTHKRPADPQGESTLADRTSTALLLNRFQRTRTQAAEYVSRMVAVQQLNASHVSLRSIQDDTTAWTSTLPHATCERSPDGTPAAASSSNATATVLAAYVWVSGADEIFRVPVLRSISGSMLEEVEHHGMQTETNTSDGAAHSLQRLTSTSLGGALVPTMHTATGLQLVPFLQYGGVRLGHGLDRSTGGAWVPDDVEADEREETELAAYYHQCTWWEAPFVSSPLPGAFNRKANAGAFQAVDYSTLLRAVSDTKGVYSSDSPLLGLGNSGAVVKTGLAWRTAAIISFHVLCLAGSIAFLCAGVPPRGQLQRAWAQADRNRDRVSHTSSSRQQSAQLVPQDLRSPHGGRCTPFNLKLDPFSMDTFGVGNMPMGSVNMATVSLPHSDESLQELMRHHQLGCLSKSPPCSPWVNPTPELVYAITCEEGEKMLPVKATATAITTEGADTSSKSGVGMTLSSFRCTPKKAATGLSPSPTGSAAVNEPTVLASNSSSDDDTLDIDLGERWWLRAQFPPRQRINAPSPDETFSDRGSSNSHSQANTRPVEEGKLFQLHFKVLEKIGFGGEGSVFCVEHRVTHARYAIKVIQIHEQDEERVVQEAVLHSSFDNANVVRFYFCWIEDIAVSTAKRLQLCQRDEDGLDTASLTYSDNSLTMPTPDSANQHNTGLGAESRAGNTYHMLFIQMEYFPRGTLADWLRRRNGFFRLEVLRYMKQIGEGLAYLHNQDVVHRDLKPTNIFVSNENILKIGDFGLAKRRGNAAGSTGDLTSNVVGGQQERSVVCGSPLYSSPEQTRGEPVNKPSDIFSLGIIAVEMLCTFTTLHERIHILTDAHHLILPEELEAEFPDEVQLIKSMLAANPLQRPPIRKLLRQINKLIVTLESQESDEEADKAPLRSPLHGAGHSGSRNGCYGATVASLVGDRTAARATATTTNKADNTPLNPGVSDTGSSGCRPVAMDLPSSGLIGSFVEIHDLFLPPLCEEKARANVLPLWQREAATDTSVATVLAAAATKSEHDNDGTPLEQHVVRQGDSLFSGHSSTMVKRGNTYHHRRLGSASLNTEVETGHLPSAAVVTTNSATRQELFVNDPYGLPNIPVMYTGDADLSTILRRDLQDRTVSAPD, from the coding sequence ATGCAAGAGGATGCACGTCTCCAGCGTTTCTCGTTCGTTGGAATCGAAGCCACGGTAAGGCCCGAACAGCGGTGGCGAAACGCAGGAAGTTGCTCAGGCAAACATGTCGAACTTCTTACGCGattgcttctctgcctctttttgACGACGCTTGCGCTATCGCCGGTGTGCCACTCTCAAACGCCCTCTACCTCATCCAACCCCAAAGGAGACATAGCAGTGGAGGACACACTCTTCGACGCACCATCCGCACGgagtgtggcgctgcgctACACCTTTCCCGGCACCAGTTTGGCCTTTCTAGTGACAGCGAGTGGTCATCTTCACGCCTATGACCTGGAGCGTGGCAACTATGCCTGGTGCGCCGACGCGGGCGGTGACATGATCACCGTGACGATAGACATGCCGCCGTCAAAAGAGACGGCCCTGCGCGACCCATTGGCGCTTCCATTTCTTGTGCGTGGCAACAGCCTTTTTACGCACATTCCGCTCTTCATCTACACTCCATTCGAGTCTACGGATACAGCGGAGCGGCTCGAAGGATTGCCGCAGTTTCTGCGGCCGTACTTTTTTATGAACATTTCAACGCTGCTGAGGCGCCAAACACTCTTCTTTGGAGGCACGGATGTGTACGTGACTACCTCGGTGCAGGTAGCGGATCTCGACGCGAGCACAGGACGACCTGTTGGGTCTCGAGAGGCTCGATCGCAGActttctgcagcagcaactccacCAGAAGCCCACCGTGCGACGACTCAACGGCAGATCCACAGCACATCTCGCATAACGAGCTCCTTCCTCTACTGCACACTGTCCGCTACAACATTTTCCTGCATGCGGTGAAGGCGGGCGAGTATAGCTGgtccatctctctctcgcagctgcgcatgtcGCCTAATGCCGTCACTCAGCCGAGCTCCCCACCGCACTTTTCCGAACACAGCGCAGCGGATATCTCATCGTCATCTCCTAGAGACGGCGACAGTGAGAAAGCCCCGCGTTTTTTCTCACAGTTTATGCGCAACATGTTCGATTACGATGACGAGCATTCGGTGAACGTGACGCACAAGCGCCCTGCAGATCCGCAGGGGGAATCGACACTCGCCGACCGGACGTCAACGGCATTGTTGTTGAACAGATTTCAACGAACTCGTACTCAGGCAGCGGAGTATGTCAGTCGCATGGTCGCTGTACAGCAGCTCAATGCAAGCCATGTCAGTCTCCGAAGCATCCAGGATGACACAACAGCCTGGACATCGACGTTGCCGCATGCGACGTGCGAGCGTTCTCCTGATGGGACACCTGCGGCTGCATCATCCTCGaatgccaccgccactgtgcTCGCTGCatatgtgtgggtgagtggcGCTGACGAGATCTTTCGTGTTCCCGTTCTACGCTCAATCTCCGGCAGTAtgctggaagaggtggaaCACCATGGCATGCAAACAGAGACCAATACgagcgatggcgctgctcacAGTCTGCAGAGACTCACATCTACTTCACTCGGTGGGGCTCTGGTCCCCACAATGCACACCGCGACTGGGCTGCAGCTCGTGCCATTTCTGCAATACGGTGGCGTGAGGTTGGGTCATGGTCTCGACCGCAGCACCGGTGGCGCGTGGGTTCCTGATGACGTTGAGGCTGATGAACGTGAGGAGACGGAGCTCGCTGCCTACTATCATCAGTGCACCTGGTGGGAAGCACCGTTTGTGTCCTCGCCCCTGCCGGGTGCATTCAACAGAAAAGCCAATGCTGGGGCTTTTCAAGCTGTTGACTACTCAACGTTGTTGAGAGCAGTTTCCGATACAAAAGGTGTCTACTCTAGCGATAGCCCGCTACTGGGCCTCGGGAACTCAGGAGCGGTGGTGAAAACCGGCTTGGCctggcgcactgctgccatcATCTCTTTTCACGTGCTCTGCCTCGCCGGCTCGATCGCTTTCCTATGCGCCGGCGTTCCACCACgcgggcagctgcagcgcgcctgGGCCCAGGCAGACCGCAACCGGGACCGAGTCTCCCACACGTCCTCATCTCGTCAACAATCGGCGCAACTTGTGCCGCAAGACCTGCGCTCTCCACACGGCGGAAGATGCACCCCGTTTAACCTCAAACTCGATCCCTTTTCGATGGATACCTTTGGTGTGGGCAACATGCCGATGGGCTCTGTCAACATGGCGACTGTGTCACTTCCCCACTCGGACgagtcgctgcaggagctcatGAGGCATCACCAGCTCGGATGCCTCAGCAAGTCACCGCCATGTTCGCCATGGGTGAACCCGACCCCAGAGCTAGTGTACGCCATCACGTgcgaggaaggcgagaagaTGCTCCCTGTGAAAGCAACGGCAACAGCCATCACGACCGAAGGGGCTGACACTTCATCAAAGTCGGGTGTTGGCATGACGTTGTCCTCGTTCCGATGTACTCCAAAGAAAGCGGCGACAGGACTGTCGCCAAGTCCTACCGGTTCAGCGGCAGTCAATGAGCCTACGGTGCTCGCCTCGAACAGCTCGAGCGACGACGATACTCTTGACATCGACCTCGGCGAGCGCTGGTGGCTGCGAGCGCAGTttccgccgcggcagcgtaTAAATGCCCCGTCGCCGGACGAGACGTTTTCTGATCGTGGTAGCAGTAATAGTCATTCTCAAGCTAACACCAGACCAGTGGAAGAAGGCAAGCTGTTTCAGCTTCACTTCAAGGTCCTCGAGAAGATTGGCTTTGGAGGCGAAGGGTCTGTGTTCTGCGTCGAGCACCGCGTGACGCATGCACGGTACGCCATCAAGGTGATTCAAATCCACGAGCAAGACGAGGAGCGAGTGGTGCAAGAAGCCGTTTTGCATAGCTCCTTTGACAACGCCAACGTGGTGCGCTTCTACTTTTGCTGGATCGAGGATATTGCTGTGTCCACGGCAAAacgcctgcagctgtgccagcgCGACGAGGACGGGCTCGACACGGCATCGCTGACCTACAGTGACAACTCACTTACGATGCCAACCCCCGATAGCGCAAACCAGCACAACACCGGCCTCGGCGCGGAGTCCAGAGCTGGCAACACCTACCATATGCTCTTCATCCAGATGGAGTACTTTCCACGCGGGACACTGGCGGACTGGCTTCGTCGCCGCAACGGCTTCTTTCGGCTTGAGGTGCTGCGCTACATGAAGCAGATCGGCGAGGGCTTGGCGTACTTGCACAACCAAGACGTTGTGCACCGTGACTTGAAACCAACGAACATATTTGTCTCAAACGAGAACATCCTCAAAATAGGAGACTTTGGCCTCGCAAAACGTCGCGGCAATGCTGCCGGAAGCACTGGTGACTTGACATCGAACGTTGTTGGTGGTCAGCAGGAGCGGTCCGTGGTCTGCGGAAGCCCACTGTATTCTAGTCCGGAGCAAACACGCGGAGAGCCGGTGAACAAGCCGTCGGACATTTTCTCCCTTGGCATCATCGCCGTGGAGATGTTGTGCACCTTTACCACGCTTCACGAGCGCATTCACATCTTGACCGACGCCCACCATCTCATTTTACCAGAGGAACTCGAGGCTGAGTTCCCTGACGAGGTGCAGTTGATCAAGTCTATGTTGGCAGCGaacccgctgcagcggccgccgATACGAAAGCTGCTTCGGCAGATCAACAAGCTCATCGTTACCCTGGAATCACaggagagcgacgaggaagccGACAAGGCACCGCTacgctcccctctccacggCGCGGGCCACTCAGGATCGCGCAACGGCTGTTACGGAGCGACTGTCGCTTCCCTTGTTGGCGatcgcacagcagcgcgagctACAGCCACGACTACCAACAAGGCTGACAACACACCATTGAACCCAGGTGTCAGCGATACGGGGTCGTCGGGTTGCCGACCGGTTGCGATGGACCTCCCGAGCAGCGGCCTTATCGGTTCCTTTGTGGAGATCCATGATTTGTTCCTACCGCCGCTATGTGAGGAGAAGGCGCGTGCCAATGTGCTGCCACTGTGGCAGCGTGAGGCCGCTACTGATACCAGTGTTGCAACTGTCTtggccgcggcagccaccaAGTCCGAGCATGATAACGATGGGACCCCCCTGGAGCAACATGTTGTTCGTCAAGGAgactctctcttctctggcCACAGCTCAACGATGGTGAAGCGTGGTAACAcgtaccaccaccgccgtctcgGATCGGCCAGCCTCAACACAGAGGTGGAAACAGGACACCTGCcgagcgctgcggtggtCACTACCAACTCTGCGACGCGGCAGGAGTTGTTCGTAAATGATCCCTATGGTCTGCCCAATATCCCCGTGATGTACACCGGGGACGCT